The following proteins are encoded in a genomic region of Triticum dicoccoides isolate Atlit2015 ecotype Zavitan chromosome 1B, WEW_v2.0, whole genome shotgun sequence:
- the LOC119346026 gene encoding pleckstrin homology domain-containing protein 1-like yields the protein MAASLWRAVMGSSSSGGGDDPAAGGVEFWHGAERAGWLTKQGEYIKTWRRRWFVLKQGRLFWFKDAAVTRGSVPRGIIPVSSCLTVKGAEDVLNRQFAFELSTPTETMYFIADAEKEKEEWINSIGRSIVQHSRSVTDAEVVDYDSRPQPPPQPKKSEASEPSE from the coding sequence ATGGCGGCCAGCCTGTGGCGCGCGGtgatgggctcctcctcgtcgggcggcggcgacgacccggcggcgggcggcgtgGAGTTCTGGCACGGGGCGGAGCGCGCGGGGTGGCTGACCAAGCAGGGCGAGTACATCAAGACGTGGCGGCGGCGCTGGTTCGTACTCAAGCAGGGCCGGCTCTTCTGGTTCAAGGACGCCGCCGTCACGCGCGGCTCGGTGCCCCGGGGGATCATCCCCGTCTCCTCCTGCCTCACCGTCAAGGGCGCCGAGGACGTGCTCAACCGCCAGTTCGCCTTCGAGCTCTCCACCCCGACCGAGACCATGTACTTCATCGCCGACGccgagaaggagaaggaggagtggATCAACTCCATCGGCCGATCCATCGTCCAGCACTCCCGCTCCGTTACCGACGCCGAGGTCGTTGACTACGACAGCCGCCCCCAGCCCCCACCGCAGCCCAAGAAGAGCGAGGCGAGTGAGCCGTCAGAGTAA